A genomic region of Caldicellulosiruptor acetigenus contains the following coding sequences:
- a CDS encoding ABC transporter substrate-binding protein, with protein MKRVVSVILLLVFALSIFTVSFASSKNVIKIGVDLELSQAVAQYGQKELEGIKLAIEEINQKGGIAGKKIELVVIDNKSDKTEAQNVATKLAVRENVLAILGPATSGATKSAAVAATKYKVPIISPSATDDTVTVDERTGKTKTYVFRTCFNDSFQGNVMANFALKTLKAKKAAIIYDATSDYSKGLLKNFKNTFEKGGGKVIAQEAFGKGEQDFSSILTKIRDKKPDVLFAPVYYDEAGLIIKQARELGMNIPILGADGFDDPKVVEKAGKKNANNVFFSAHYSSQDTDAKVQEFIKKFKAKYNQEPNAFAALGYDLGYFIADALKRANLKFDSIAKDRERLRAAIENTKNFVGVTGVVSINKYHNAEKSAVIIELKDGVQKFKQKLNP; from the coding sequence GTGAAAAGAGTTGTTTCAGTTATCCTCTTGTTAGTATTTGCGCTTTCAATATTTACTGTATCATTTGCTTCTTCTAAAAATGTTATAAAGATAGGTGTGGACTTAGAACTTTCACAGGCAGTTGCTCAGTATGGGCAAAAAGAACTCGAAGGTATTAAACTTGCAATTGAGGAAATCAACCAGAAAGGTGGAATTGCCGGCAAGAAGATTGAACTTGTAGTTATTGACAACAAATCTGACAAAACTGAAGCTCAAAATGTTGCAACAAAACTTGCTGTAAGGGAAAATGTCCTTGCTATTTTAGGCCCTGCAACTTCAGGTGCCACAAAGTCAGCTGCAGTTGCTGCAACAAAGTACAAGGTTCCAATCATCTCACCTTCCGCAACAGATGATACTGTTACAGTTGACGAAAGAACTGGCAAAACAAAGACATATGTTTTCAGAACATGTTTTAACGACTCATTCCAGGGAAATGTAATGGCAAACTTTGCATTGAAAACTCTGAAAGCTAAAAAGGCAGCTATAATTTATGATGCAACATCGGATTATAGTAAAGGTCTTTTGAAAAATTTCAAGAATACATTTGAAAAAGGCGGCGGAAAAGTTATTGCTCAAGAGGCGTTTGGCAAGGGTGAACAAGATTTTAGCAGTATACTTACAAAGATAAGAGACAAAAAACCAGATGTGTTATTTGCCCCTGTTTATTATGATGAAGCAGGACTTATCATAAAACAAGCTCGTGAACTTGGAATGAATATTCCTATACTTGGTGCAGATGGTTTTGATGATCCGAAAGTTGTTGAAAAGGCTGGCAAAAAGAATGCTAACAATGTATTTTTCTCTGCTCATTACTCTTCCCAAGATACAGATGCGAAGGTTCAAGAGTTTATAAAGAAGTTTAAGGCAAAATACAATCAAGAACCAAATGCATTTGCTGCTCTTGGTTATGACCTTGGATACTTTATTGCAGACGCTCTCAAAAGAGCTAATTTGAAGTTTGACAGTATAGCAAAAGATAGAGAAAGATTGAGAGCGGCAATCGAAAATACAAAGAACTTTGTTGGCGTTACAGGAGTTGTGAGCATAAACAAATATCACAATGCTGAAAAATCTGCTGTAATCATAGAGCTTAAAGATGGTGTACAAAAATTCAAACAAAAACTTAATCCATAA
- a CDS encoding branched-chain amino acid ABC transporter permease: MSTFIQQLINGITLGSVYALISLGYTMVYGIIKLINFAHGDIFMVGAYIAYLSVTYLKLGLIPSLIVSMTFCSVLGMLIEKFAYKPLRNSPRISALITAIGVSLLLENLMQIIMGADSRVFPRLVDEKNYHLLQGRIVVNNKQIYLLIITILLMIILNFVVKKTKIGKAMRAVSQDMDAARLMGINVDTTISYTFAIGSALAAAAGVLVGLYYNTINPLMGVLPGLKAFIAAVFGGIGIIPGAMLGGFSLGIIETLVSGYGSSMYKDAVAFALLILILIIKPSGLLGKNIKEKV, encoded by the coding sequence TTGTCTACTTTCATACAGCAACTAATAAATGGTATAACTCTTGGAAGTGTTTATGCTCTTATAAGTCTTGGTTATACAATGGTGTATGGAATAATAAAACTTATAAACTTTGCTCATGGTGATATTTTTATGGTTGGCGCATATATTGCGTATCTGAGTGTTACATATTTGAAACTGGGTTTAATACCTTCTTTGATCGTTTCTATGACGTTTTGCAGCGTTTTAGGGATGCTTATTGAGAAGTTTGCCTACAAGCCTTTGAGAAACTCACCACGAATCTCAGCATTAATAACAGCAATTGGCGTTTCATTACTTTTGGAAAACCTGATGCAAATCATAATGGGAGCTGATTCAAGAGTTTTCCCAAGACTTGTTGATGAAAAAAATTATCATTTGCTCCAAGGTAGAATAGTGGTAAACAACAAACAGATATACCTTCTAATTATTACAATACTTTTGATGATAATCCTAAACTTTGTTGTCAAAAAGACAAAAATAGGAAAAGCCATGAGAGCGGTATCTCAAGATATGGATGCAGCAAGATTGATGGGTATAAACGTTGACACTACAATTTCATATACATTTGCTATAGGTTCTGCTCTTGCTGCAGCAGCTGGTGTTTTAGTTGGACTTTACTATAACACTATAAACCCTCTTATGGGTGTTTTGCCTGGACTCAAAGCTTTTATAGCCGCTGTGTTTGGTGGAATTGGTATCATTCCTGGTGCGATGCTTGGTGGATTTTCCCTCGGTATCATTGAAACACTTGTAAGTGGATACGGCAGTTCTATGTACAAGGATGCGGTTGCATTCGCTCTTTTGATATTGATTTTGATTATAAAACCCTCTGGCCTGCTCGGAAAAAATATAAAAGAGAAGGTGTAG
- a CDS encoding branched-chain amino acid ABC transporter permease, whose amino-acid sequence MKKRLLVYSVFVIVLYLIITLLMKMGIIDDYIKLNLFLIMLNIILAVSLNLINGITGQFSLGHAGFMAIGAYTTAVLTTLEKPVPFYLTVLIGGLFAMICGLIIGLPVLRLRGDYLAIATLGFGEIIRVIIQNIDYLGGASGISDIPQGIDWTGYFVITVLSVVVILNIINSSFGRAMIAIREDEIAAEAMGINTTLYKVLAFMIGAFFAGVAGSVYSGSFGFIQPDMFNFFKSIDILVIVVLGGLGSISGSIISAIVLTIISALLQDYPAVRMVLYALILIIIMLFRPQGLMGTKEIRLSKLIPIGGEKNA is encoded by the coding sequence ATGAAAAAGAGACTTTTGGTATATTCTGTATTTGTTATTGTTCTTTATTTAATAATAACGCTTTTAATGAAGATGGGTATTATAGATGATTACATCAAACTAAACCTCTTTTTGATAATGCTGAATATCATTTTAGCCGTAAGTTTGAATTTAATAAATGGCATCACTGGCCAGTTTTCACTTGGACATGCAGGATTTATGGCAATTGGAGCGTATACCACTGCAGTTTTGACCACCCTTGAAAAACCAGTACCCTTTTATCTCACTGTTTTAATTGGTGGACTGTTTGCAATGATATGTGGTCTTATTATTGGTCTTCCTGTGCTGCGGCTAAGAGGTGACTATCTTGCAATTGCTACACTTGGTTTTGGAGAGATTATAAGAGTAATCATACAGAATATAGATTACTTAGGTGGCGCAAGTGGAATAAGTGACATACCACAAGGAATTGACTGGACTGGATATTTTGTCATTACAGTCTTAAGTGTAGTGGTTATATTAAATATTATCAATTCATCGTTTGGCAGAGCGATGATCGCCATCAGAGAAGATGAGATAGCTGCAGAAGCTATGGGAATCAATACAACTTTATATAAAGTTCTGGCATTTATGATAGGTGCTTTTTTTGCAGGAGTTGCAGGCTCAGTTTATTCCGGTTCATTTGGATTTATACAGCCAGATATGTTCAACTTCTTTAAATCAATTGACATATTAGTGATAGTTGTTTTGGGCGGGCTTGGAAGCATATCGGGTTCAATAATTTCTGCCATTGTGCTGACTATTATCTCTGCTTTGTTACAAGATTATCCTGCAGTGAGAATGGTTCTGTATGCTTTAATTTTAATAATAATTATGCTATTCAGGCCTCAAGGGCTTATGGGAACAAAAGAAATAAGACTTTCAAAGCTTATACCAATTGGCGGTGAGAAAAATGCTTAG
- a CDS encoding ABC transporter ATP-binding protein, which translates to MLRIKNVTVNFGGIVALNNVNIDIEKGAIIGLIGPNGAGKTTVFNVISGIYNPNTGRIEFSNYDITYKKTYQVSALGISRTFQNIRLFKELSVIDNVKISFHKNISYNLFDAIFRTSKFLKEEEQNHKKAEELLKIFGLYEKRFELAKNLPYGEQRKLEIVRALATSPKLLLLDEPAAGMNPQETQELKNLIKFIKEKFDLTILLIEHDMSVVMDICEKIYVLDYGEVIAVGTPVEVKNNPRVIEAYLGEGDLEFA; encoded by the coding sequence ATGCTTAGGATAAAAAATGTGACGGTCAATTTTGGAGGAATTGTGGCGCTGAACAATGTCAATATTGATATTGAAAAAGGTGCAATAATCGGACTAATCGGGCCAAACGGTGCTGGTAAAACCACAGTGTTTAATGTGATTTCAGGTATATATAATCCTAATACTGGCAGGATAGAATTTTCAAACTACGATATAACTTATAAAAAGACATACCAAGTTTCTGCGCTGGGGATTTCAAGGACTTTTCAGAACATAAGATTGTTTAAGGAACTCAGTGTAATTGACAATGTGAAGATTTCTTTTCATAAGAATATTAGTTATAACCTTTTTGACGCAATTTTCAGAACATCAAAGTTTTTGAAAGAAGAAGAACAAAATCATAAAAAAGCTGAAGAACTTCTAAAAATCTTTGGACTTTATGAAAAAAGATTTGAACTTGCCAAAAATCTGCCCTATGGTGAACAAAGAAAGCTTGAAATTGTTCGTGCACTTGCAACGTCACCAAAACTCCTTTTATTAGACGAACCAGCAGCTGGAATGAATCCTCAAGAAACACAGGAGCTAAAGAACCTTATTAAATTTATAAAAGAGAAATTTGATTTGACTATACTCTTAATTGAACATGACATGTCGGTTGTAATGGACATATGTGAGAAAATCTATGTCCTTGACTATGGAGAAGTTATAGCTGTCGGAACTCCTGTTGAGGTCAAGAACAACCCTCGTGTGATAGAAGCCTACCTTGGAGAGGGGGATTTAGAGTTTGCTTAA
- a CDS encoding ABC transporter ATP-binding protein has product MLKVNEIDVFYGAIQALFSVSLEVKKGEIVTLIGANGAGKSTLLKTISGLIRPRSGTILFEDIDITKKSSMEIVKLGISHVPEGRRVFPEMTVLENLELGAFLRKDKQAIKKDLELVFERFPRLYERKNQLAGTLSGGEQQMLAIGRALMSRPKLLLLDEPSMGLAPILVTEIFKIIKEINSQGTTILLIEQNANMALSIADRAYVIETGKIVLSGDAKEIAANPEVKKAYLGG; this is encoded by the coding sequence TTGCTTAAAGTAAATGAAATTGATGTATTTTACGGTGCTATTCAAGCATTATTTTCTGTTTCACTTGAGGTTAAAAAAGGAGAGATTGTAACATTAATCGGAGCAAATGGTGCAGGAAAATCAACGCTGCTAAAGACTATATCTGGTTTGATAAGACCACGTTCAGGCACTATTTTGTTTGAGGATATTGATATTACCAAAAAATCTTCAATGGAGATTGTTAAACTTGGCATTTCTCACGTGCCAGAAGGAAGGCGCGTGTTTCCTGAAATGACGGTATTAGAAAATTTGGAGCTTGGAGCTTTTTTGAGGAAAGATAAACAGGCAATAAAAAAAGACTTAGAACTTGTGTTTGAAAGATTTCCAAGACTATATGAAAGAAAAAATCAACTTGCAGGGACACTTTCTGGCGGAGAACAGCAGATGCTGGCAATCGGAAGGGCTCTAATGTCAAGACCCAAATTACTTCTGCTTGATGAGCCTTCTATGGGACTTGCTCCTATACTTGTGACTGAAATTTTTAAGATAATTAAAGAAATTAATTCTCAAGGAACAACTATTCTTCTGATTGAACAGAATGCTAACATGGCACTTTCAATTGCAGACAGAGCATATGTAATAGAGACGGGTAAAATTGTTTTATCCGGAGATGCAAAAGAGATTGCAGCAAATCCTGAGGTCAAAAAAGCTTATTTGGGTGGCTGA
- a CDS encoding double zinc ribbon domain-containing protein: MRICPKCGELNGENRTECWKCGSILGPVDKYKKICLKCGRIYPQKAEICDECGGKLAVYDVDTNYNNTKTDSSVGWLYIVSILFPIVGIILGCIYIARREDNLGKSLIITSIVVIVISIFMSLLFVSCSPNF; this comes from the coding sequence TTGAGAATATGTCCAAAATGCGGTGAATTAAATGGTGAAAATAGGACAGAATGTTGGAAGTGCGGATCTATTTTGGGTCCAGTAGATAAATACAAAAAAATTTGTCTGAAATGTGGGCGTATATACCCTCAAAAAGCAGAGATATGCGATGAATGTGGTGGAAAGTTGGCAGTTTACGATGTAGATACGAATTACAATAACACGAAAACTGACAGTAGTGTAGGTTGGCTATACATAGTTTCAATATTGTTTCCAATTGTTGGTATTATTTTGGGTTGTATTTATATAGCAAGAAGAGAAGATAATTTGGGAAAATCTTTGATTATAACAAGCATAGTTGTTATAGTTATTTCAATCTTTATGAGTTTACTCTTTGTCAGTTGTTCTCCTAACTTTTGA
- the pyrE gene encoding orotate phosphoribosyltransferase, with amino-acid sequence MNKEAYIQMFKDTDALLEGHFLLSSGKHSAKYLQCAKVLQYPNLAEMICRDLAQYFKDKQIDVVIGPALGAVTLSYELARQLNCRSIFAEREDGVMKLRRGFKIEEGEKVLVVEDVITTGGSVREIIEIVKEYKGEIVAVAGIVDRSGGKVELGYPLKTLLTLEIETYEPEECPLCKEGIPIVKPGSRKSK; translated from the coding sequence ATGAATAAAGAGGCTTACATTCAAATGTTCAAAGACACAGATGCGCTTTTGGAAGGACATTTTCTTTTGTCCTCTGGAAAACACAGTGCAAAGTACCTTCAATGTGCAAAAGTGTTGCAGTACCCAAACTTGGCAGAAATGATCTGCAGGGACCTTGCACAATACTTTAAAGATAAACAAATTGACGTTGTTATAGGCCCCGCGTTGGGGGCAGTAACACTTTCATACGAACTTGCAAGACAGCTAAATTGCCGTTCCATCTTTGCAGAAAGAGAAGATGGGGTAATGAAACTCAGAAGAGGATTTAAGATTGAAGAGGGAGAAAAAGTTTTGGTAGTTGAAGACGTCATAACAACAGGCGGGTCTGTAAGAGAGATAATTGAAATTGTAAAAGAGTACAAAGGAGAAATTGTGGCAGTTGCTGGCATTGTAGATAGAAGTGGTGGAAAGGTAGAACTTGGCTATCCTTTGAAAACTCTTCTTACACTTGAGATTGAAACATATGAGCCTGAAGAGTGTCCGCTTTGTAAAGAAGGTATACCTATTGTAAAACCTGGAAGTAGAAAAAGTAAGTAG
- a CDS encoding histidine phosphatase family protein, with product MSKTVVYLIRHAEAEGNFIRRFHGITDSNVTEKGKLQAQKLAERLKNVHFDVIYSSPLKRALYTASKIAEGRDIKIIIREDLIEINGGDWEDMCWDELPLLYPTEYEMWEKMPHKHCMPNGESMYELFLRAKSAFEDIVKSNVGKRICIVTHGTLIRALLTYIKGYEFERLNEILWQDNTAINIIEYKEGKYHLIVEGDWSHLGKELSTIAYQDWWQQFLKERGIEKQDLTIIERRESYE from the coding sequence ATGTCAAAAACAGTTGTATATCTTATTCGTCATGCAGAGGCAGAAGGAAATTTTATAAGAAGATTTCATGGTATTACAGATTCCAATGTAACAGAAAAGGGTAAATTGCAAGCTCAAAAACTTGCAGAAAGATTAAAAAATGTCCATTTTGATGTGATTTATTCAAGTCCTCTGAAAAGAGCCCTTTATACTGCAAGCAAAATAGCAGAGGGAAGGGATATAAAGATTATAATAAGAGAAGATTTGATAGAGATAAATGGTGGAGATTGGGAAGACATGTGCTGGGATGAGCTTCCTTTGCTTTATCCAACAGAGTATGAAATGTGGGAGAAAATGCCTCACAAACATTGTATGCCAAATGGTGAAAGTATGTATGAACTTTTCTTGAGGGCAAAATCTGCTTTTGAGGACATCGTAAAGTCAAATGTGGGAAAAAGAATATGCATCGTAACCCACGGAACATTAATTAGGGCTCTTCTGACGTATATAAAAGGATATGAATTTGAAAGACTCAACGAGATTTTGTGGCAGGACAATACTGCTATAAATATAATCGAGTATAAAGAAGGGAAATACCACCTTATTGTTGAGGGTGACTGGTCTCATCTTGGAAAGGAGCTTTCCACAATAGCATATCAAGACTGGTGGCAACAGTTTTTAAAAGAAAGAGGAATTGAAAAACAAGATTTAACTATCATTGAAAGGAGAGAAAGTTATGAATAA
- a CDS encoding dihydroorotate dehydrogenase has translation MNLEVEIAGVRLKNPVIAASGTFGFGREYSKLIDISEFGAICTKGITLKKRIGNPQPRLCEVYAGIINSVGLENPGVEAFINEELPFLKGFDTKIIANINGFAKEEFIELTKILTSLVDMIEVNLSCPNVKEGGMVFGKDPEKVYEITKSVKDVASCPIIVKLTPNVTDITQLAVAAENAGADAISLINTVSAMAIDIETRKPLIKMVTGGLSGPAIKPIAVRMVFECFKKVRIPIIGIGGIMNYKDAIEFFIAGATAIQIGTVNFINPKAVCEIKEGIEAYLERKGFNSIKELVGNINI, from the coding sequence ATGAATTTAGAAGTTGAGATAGCAGGGGTAAGACTCAAAAACCCTGTTATTGCAGCATCAGGCACATTTGGTTTTGGTCGTGAATATTCAAAGTTAATTGACATAAGTGAATTTGGCGCTATATGTACAAAGGGCATCACTTTAAAAAAGAGAATTGGCAATCCCCAGCCAAGACTTTGTGAAGTGTATGCTGGAATAATAAACTCTGTAGGGCTTGAAAATCCAGGGGTAGAAGCATTTATAAATGAAGAACTCCCTTTTTTAAAAGGCTTTGATACAAAGATAATTGCCAATATAAACGGTTTTGCCAAAGAAGAGTTTATTGAACTTACAAAAATCTTAACTTCACTTGTAGACATGATTGAAGTAAATTTATCATGTCCGAACGTGAAAGAAGGCGGAATGGTCTTTGGCAAAGACCCAGAAAAGGTCTATGAGATAACAAAGTCTGTAAAGGATGTGGCAAGCTGTCCAATTATTGTTAAACTAACACCAAATGTTACAGATATAACCCAGTTAGCGGTAGCTGCAGAAAACGCAGGAGCTGATGCAATTTCGCTTATAAACACTGTCTCTGCTATGGCAATTGACATTGAAACAAGAAAACCCCTGATAAAGATGGTGACAGGTGGACTTTCAGGCCCTGCTATAAAGCCAATTGCAGTTAGAATGGTTTTTGAGTGTTTTAAGAAAGTTAGAATACCTATTATTGGAATTGGGGGAATTATGAATTACAAAGATGCCATTGAGTTTTTTATTGCTGGTGCAACTGCCATTCAGATAGGCACTGTGAATTTTATAAATCCTAAAGCTGTTTGCGAAATAAAAGAGGGAATTGAGGCTTATCTTGAAAGAAAGGGTTTTAATTCCATAAAAGAGCTTGTAGGTAACATAAATATCTGA
- a CDS encoding dihydroorotate dehydrogenase electron transfer subunit, producing MKLLDVKIEENVKIANDIFLLSFESEYLAENFKPGNFVNILIDKESIYPLLRRPFSISFVEGKRVYIGYKVVGKGTKLLSQKSKGEVINILGPLGNSFLIDRFDGKVAVIGGGVGIFPLVGLCKELKNRGNKVDVFLGFRSINSMFLVERFKDICDNTLIATDDGSSSYKGSVVDLFKANFSKAEYKIVFCCGPKPMLKAIKNLNLPVKCYASLEEKMACGIGACLCCSIKGKDDKMYHVCSDGPVFDIMEVEIE from the coding sequence ATGAAGCTATTAGACGTTAAAATTGAAGAAAATGTAAAGATTGCAAATGATATATTTCTCTTATCCTTTGAATCTGAATATTTAGCAGAAAATTTTAAACCGGGCAATTTTGTGAATATTCTAATTGATAAAGAGAGCATTTATCCTCTTTTGAGAAGACCTTTCAGCATCTCTTTTGTTGAGGGAAAAAGAGTCTATATCGGTTACAAAGTGGTAGGTAAAGGCACAAAGCTTCTTTCTCAAAAATCAAAAGGAGAGGTCATTAATATCTTGGGTCCGCTTGGAAACTCATTTTTGATAGACAGGTTCGATGGTAAGGTTGCTGTGATTGGAGGGGGGGTTGGGATTTTCCCCCTTGTTGGCCTCTGTAAAGAGCTCAAAAATAGAGGCAATAAAGTTGATGTATTTCTTGGATTTAGAAGCATAAACTCAATGTTTTTGGTAGAAAGATTTAAGGACATTTGTGACAATACTTTAATAGCAACAGATGATGGCAGTAGCAGTTATAAAGGGAGTGTTGTTGACCTTTTTAAAGCCAATTTTTCAAAAGCAGAATATAAAATTGTTTTTTGCTGTGGGCCAAAGCCTATGTTAAAGGCGATTAAAAATCTTAATCTCCCTGTAAAATGTTATGCCTCTTTAGAAGAAAAAATGGCGTGCGGGATAGGCGCATGTCTTTGCTGTAGTATAAAAGGAAAAGATGATAAAATGTATCATGTGTGTTCAGATGGCCCTGTTTTTGATATAATGGAGGTTGAGATTGAATGA